The following are encoded in a window of Halosolutus halophilus genomic DNA:
- a CDS encoding helix-turn-helix transcriptional regulator, which translates to MVPTIQTGVGASFASIHSSYPINMGSVPISQFDTHSIAIPTIGSEIGVRSGGLLSWMQPLRVASFWEIAMVAVLFLLVSGLVGIRVAEMLAERDVEITALPLITDTAADSDEGDRTRTDDHLGYERYLSPDTPPELLSDEGRVVRLLVANRGRIRQHQIAEETGWSKSKVSRICSQMHADGTIEKSSVGRENVITLTETEPDDETQSDEVENPLP; encoded by the coding sequence ATGGTGCCCACTATCCAGACCGGAGTCGGAGCCTCGTTCGCGTCGATCCACAGCAGTTACCCGATTAACATGGGTTCCGTTCCGATCTCCCAGTTCGACACGCACTCGATCGCGATACCGACGATCGGCTCCGAGATCGGTGTCCGATCCGGTGGACTGTTGTCCTGGATGCAACCGCTTCGCGTGGCGTCGTTCTGGGAGATAGCCATGGTCGCGGTTCTGTTCTTGCTCGTCAGCGGGCTCGTCGGAATTCGCGTCGCAGAGATGCTGGCGGAACGCGACGTCGAAATTACGGCGCTCCCGCTGATCACGGACACGGCAGCTGACTCGGACGAGGGGGACCGCACACGTACCGACGATCACCTGGGGTACGAACGGTATCTCTCGCCCGACACACCACCGGAACTTCTGAGCGACGAAGGGAGAGTGGTCCGACTGCTCGTCGCGAATCGCGGTCGTATTCGACAGCACCAGATCGCCGAAGAGACCGGTTGGTCGAAGTCGAAGGTCAGCAGGATCTGCTCGCAGATGCACGCCGACGGGACGATCGAGAAGTCCTCGGTCGGGAGGGAAAACGTCATCACCCTCACCGAGACCGAACCGGACGACGAGACGCAGTCGGACGAGGTCGAGAATCCGCTTCCGTGA
- a CDS encoding HalOD1 output domain-containing protein: MVGDGDGIDTTVKRPPSRAVIEAVASVEGVPPDEVGPPEYESLYEVLEPEALDSLFADQPDGTPRPGGFVSFTYCGYRITVEKCGTVTIEGTVDD, translated from the coding sequence ATGGTGGGGGATGGTGACGGCATCGATACGACGGTAAAGCGGCCGCCGAGTCGGGCAGTTATCGAGGCAGTTGCGTCCGTAGAAGGGGTTCCACCGGACGAAGTGGGTCCGCCCGAGTACGAGTCGCTCTACGAGGTCCTCGAACCGGAGGCACTCGATTCGCTCTTTGCCGATCAGCCCGATGGGACGCCCCGGCCCGGCGGTTTCGTTTCGTTCACGTACTGCGGCTACAGGATCACAGTCGAGAAGTGCGGAACGGTGACGATCGAGGGCACAGTCGACGACTGA
- the glmS gene encoding glutamine--fructose-6-phosphate transaminase (isomerizing), whose amino-acid sequence MCGIIARIGQGEAAETLLSGLENLEYRGYDSAGIAVQNGSGVKVHKTSGEVADLKSSLDAHPHGNMGIGHTRWSTHGPPTDENAHPHTDTAGDVAVVHNGVIDNYDELRAELGEKGHEFESDTDTEVIPHLIDEYLKTADDTEEAVRRAVDTLEGSYAIAAIVDGEERVYAARKGSPLVLGLDEAEWYLASDVPAFLDHTDEVIYLEDGDLVVLEPDSYRITDLEGIPVERSVDTVDWDPEDAGKGEYDHYMLKEIHTQPTALSNTIEGRVENGDVAFEALSPGTFEAVETVQFVACGTSYHAAMYGGQLLRAADVRTEVLRASEYESMSGPVDEETLVVAVTQSGETADTLDALRIGADRGARTLAVTNVVGSTAAREADDAVYIRAGPEVGVAATKTYSSQAVTLALLTQRIAGDVPDATPVEDRSAMLETLADLPQHVETVLETSEAETLARETLDSESYFFIGNGLGHSVALEGALKFKEITYEHAEGFASGQLKHGPLALVTEASPVIAVSTGDDDDKTKTNAIEAQSRGAPIVAVGPDDNSLVDVADVHLSIPETHPVWAGLLANVQLQLLSYHAANLLDRPIDKPRNLAKSVTVE is encoded by the coding sequence ATGTGCGGTATCATCGCACGTATCGGCCAGGGTGAGGCGGCGGAGACGCTACTGTCGGGACTCGAGAACCTCGAGTACCGCGGCTACGACTCGGCGGGGATCGCCGTCCAGAACGGGTCGGGCGTCAAGGTTCACAAGACCTCCGGCGAGGTGGCGGACCTCAAGTCCTCGCTCGACGCGCATCCCCACGGGAACATGGGGATCGGCCACACCCGCTGGAGTACCCACGGGCCACCGACCGACGAGAACGCCCACCCGCATACGGACACCGCGGGCGACGTCGCCGTCGTCCACAACGGCGTCATCGACAACTACGACGAACTCCGGGCGGAACTCGGCGAGAAGGGCCACGAGTTCGAGAGTGACACCGACACGGAAGTCATCCCGCATCTCATCGACGAGTACCTGAAGACGGCCGACGACACCGAGGAGGCGGTTCGACGGGCCGTCGACACCCTCGAAGGGAGCTACGCCATCGCCGCGATCGTCGACGGCGAAGAACGGGTCTACGCCGCACGAAAGGGCTCCCCGCTCGTGCTCGGACTCGACGAGGCGGAGTGGTACCTCGCCAGCGACGTCCCGGCGTTCCTCGATCACACCGACGAGGTGATCTACCTCGAGGACGGCGACCTCGTCGTCCTCGAACCCGACTCCTACCGGATCACCGACCTCGAGGGGATTCCGGTCGAGCGATCGGTCGACACCGTCGACTGGGATCCCGAAGACGCGGGGAAAGGCGAGTACGACCACTACATGTTGAAGGAGATCCACACGCAGCCGACCGCCCTCTCGAACACGATCGAGGGCCGGGTCGAGAACGGTGACGTCGCCTTCGAAGCCCTTTCGCCGGGGACGTTCGAGGCGGTCGAGACCGTTCAGTTCGTCGCCTGTGGAACGTCGTATCACGCGGCGATGTACGGCGGACAGCTGTTGCGGGCGGCCGACGTCCGGACGGAAGTCCTCCGTGCGAGCGAGTACGAGTCGATGTCCGGACCGGTCGACGAGGAGACGCTCGTCGTCGCGGTCACCCAGAGCGGCGAGACGGCGGACACGCTCGACGCGCTCCGGATCGGGGCCGATCGGGGCGCGCGAACGCTCGCGGTCACGAACGTGGTCGGGTCGACGGCGGCACGCGAAGCCGACGACGCGGTCTACATCCGGGCCGGCCCGGAGGTCGGCGTCGCCGCGACGAAGACCTACTCCTCGCAGGCAGTCACGCTCGCGCTACTCACCCAGCGCATCGCCGGCGACGTCCCGGACGCGACCCCCGTCGAGGACCGATCGGCGATGCTCGAGACGCTCGCGGACCTGCCCCAGCACGTCGAAACCGTCCTGGAGACGAGCGAGGCCGAGACCCTCGCCCGGGAGACGCTCGACAGCGAGTCGTACTTCTTCATCGGGAACGGCCTCGGCCACTCGGTGGCGCTCGAGGGGGCGCTGAAGTTCAAGGAGATCACCTACGAACACGCCGAGGGCTTCGCCTCCGGCCAACTCAAACACGGCCCGCTCGCCCTCGTGACCGAGGCGTCGCCGGTGATCGCGGTCTCGACCGGCGATGACGACGACAAGACGAAGACGAACGCGATCGAGGCGCAGTCACGCGGTGCGCCGATCGTCGCCGTCGGTCCGGACGATAACTCGCTCGTCGACGTCGCGGACGTACACCTGTCGATTCCCGAGACCCATCCCGTCTGGGCGGGCCTGCTCGCGAACGTCCAGCTGCAGTTGCTCTCCTATCACGCCGCGAACCTGCTCGATCGACCGATCGACAAACCACGCAACCTCGCGAAGAGCGTGACGGTCGAATGA
- a CDS encoding glycosyltransferase — protein MKVLQLVTTPRPFFDQQVSALEERGVDCTVLGVPGEHGGDSSRSPTAYARYYRDVLSTIRSTEYDLVHANYGLVVPFALAQPTRPVVVTLWGTDLMSEHSWLRSLSRFGARRADAAVVPSRPMARALGTEHDLLPFGVDTDLFRPMPRDEARDRVGWETDRPIALFPYDRDRDVKDFPRARRLVERADVDVDLRTVSGVAHEEIPAYMNASDVLLVTSKRESGPMVVKEAAACNLPIVSTDVGFVRETIGGVENCVVSDRDGALIGGLERIVDEGSRSNGRESIDGLGIDSLGDRLLGVYRRVLDQCDGAKQRTEVGHGV, from the coding sequence ATGAAGGTACTACAGCTGGTCACGACGCCGCGACCGTTCTTCGACCAGCAGGTGTCGGCCCTCGAGGAGCGCGGCGTCGACTGTACGGTGCTCGGCGTGCCCGGCGAGCACGGCGGTGACTCGTCCCGATCGCCGACGGCGTACGCGCGATACTACCGGGACGTCCTCTCGACGATCCGGTCGACGGAGTACGACCTGGTGCACGCGAACTACGGCCTCGTCGTCCCGTTCGCGCTCGCCCAGCCGACCCGGCCCGTCGTAGTGACCCTGTGGGGGACCGACCTGATGAGCGAGCACTCGTGGCTCCGATCGCTGAGCCGGTTCGGGGCCCGACGGGCGGACGCCGCGGTCGTTCCGAGCCGGCCCATGGCACGCGCACTCGGAACCGAGCACGATCTGCTCCCGTTCGGCGTCGACACCGACCTGTTCAGGCCGATGCCGCGGGACGAGGCCCGCGATCGCGTCGGCTGGGAGACCGATCGACCGATCGCGCTCTTCCCGTACGACCGGGACCGGGACGTGAAGGACTTCCCGCGGGCGCGCCGGCTCGTCGAGCGTGCGGACGTCGACGTCGACCTGCGGACCGTCTCGGGCGTCGCCCACGAGGAGATCCCCGCCTACATGAACGCGAGCGACGTCCTCCTCGTGACGTCGAAACGAGAGAGCGGGCCGATGGTCGTCAAGGAGGCTGCCGCGTGCAACCTGCCGATCGTCTCGACCGACGTCGGCTTCGTCCGCGAGACGATCGGCGGGGTGGAGAACTGCGTCGTCAGCGACCGGGACGGTGCCCTGATCGGCGGTCTCGAGCGGATCGTCGACGAGGGCAGCCGATCCAACGGCCGCGAGTCGATCGACGGGCTCGGGATCGACTCGCTCGGTGATCGCCTCCTCGGCGTGTACCGTCGGGTGCTCGACCAGTGTGACGGAGCGAAACAGCGCACGGAGGTCGGCCATGGAGTATAG
- a CDS encoding carboxypeptidase regulatory-like domain-containing protein — translation MRRNARHQRAKSRSIQTSVQVLLTVSGIVLLLAGLALAASGASVGGAFGAVSDEWDESAPTDDVGSADDDTAGSGDENDGSDADGSNDTDETDSGDQNDGTEDGGGGDDGSNDDGSNDDGSDSDSNETDNETGADEPHTLTVIAEDDAGDPIKDATVEVDGGFGSFEQQDVDKDGEAEFELEDGQYTVTANADGYNETSEQVEIDGENETITLTLESTDDGNDDTGDSSPYTLTTIVEDEDGNPIDNATVELQDGSFPFGSTEKQDVDDDGEAEFEVEDGQYTVTANAEGYEETTTDVEIDGKDETITLTLVEN, via the coding sequence ATGCGCCGTAACGCCCGACACCAACGTGCGAAGTCGCGATCGATTCAGACCAGCGTCCAGGTGCTGCTCACCGTCAGTGGCATCGTCCTCCTGCTGGCCGGGCTGGCACTCGCCGCGAGCGGCGCTTCCGTCGGCGGTGCGTTCGGGGCCGTGAGTGACGAATGGGACGAGTCAGCGCCGACTGACGACGTGGGGTCTGCGGACGACGATACGGCGGGTTCCGGCGACGAGAACGACGGCTCCGACGCGGACGGTAGCAACGACACGGATGAGACTGATAGTGGCGACCAGAACGACGGAACCGAGGACGGAGGCGGCGGGGACGACGGTAGCAACGACGACGGTAGCAACGACGACGGTAGCGACAGCGATAGTAACGAGACCGACAACGAAACTGGCGCCGACGAACCGCACACGCTGACGGTGATCGCCGAAGACGACGCGGGTGACCCGATCAAAGATGCCACGGTCGAGGTCGACGGCGGGTTCGGCTCGTTCGAGCAGCAAGACGTCGACAAGGACGGAGAAGCCGAGTTCGAACTCGAGGACGGCCAGTACACCGTCACGGCGAACGCGGACGGGTACAACGAAACGAGCGAGCAGGTCGAGATCGACGGCGAGAACGAGACGATCACGCTGACGCTCGAATCGACCGACGACGGCAACGACGACACCGGCGATAGCTCGCCGTACACGCTAACGACGATCGTCGAAGACGAGGACGGGAATCCGATCGACAACGCCACCGTCGAACTCCAGGATGGCTCATTCCCCTTCGGCTCGACCGAGAAGCAAGACGTCGACGACGACGGGGAAGCCGAGTTCGAGGTCGAGGACGGCCAGTACACGGTTACGGCGAACGCTGAGGGGTACGAAGAGACGACGACCGACGTCGAGATCGACGGCAAGGACGAGACGATCACGCTGACGCTCGTCGAGAACTAG
- the leuS gene encoding leucine--tRNA ligase, translating to MTSHYDHAQVQEFWQYVWERDDVYELDEDAADPTYVLGMFPYTSGELHMGHIRNYAITDAYARYRRMQGDDVLHPMGWDAFGLPAENAAYERASDPESWTQACIRRMREELETMGFGYDWSREITTCEPDYYRWNQWLFKRLYEAGFVEYEAATVNWCPDCETVLADAQVEEREDERSESPDQESGEAASRANDRVCWRCETPVGRRELDQWFFTITDYAEELHDGLDDLTEWPDGVREIQRNWIGRQEGARIAFDVETSGDGGLGNGSDAIDVFSTRPETVFGATYVAVSPGHDLAQDLAAADDAIEDYVESVRERGPDEVGFAGVETDAHALNPLTGEELPVYVAGYVLDDVGTGAVMGVPAHNDRDHAFAREHDLPIESVVVPAAADETPTEDDAVDVESAAYTGEGRLAVPTREEYDGLESATVRERLPAEHDAIEEDVTYRLRDWLISRQRYWGTPIPVVHCDDCGHVLVPDEDLPVELPEFVRTTGNPLAEHDSFRETTCPECGEPAHRETDTMDTFVDSSWYFLRFLSPDLDDAPFDTDRAAEWLPVDVYVGGDEHAVLHLLYIRFFTRALADLGLLEGREPVEKLVSQGTVLYDGEKMSSSKGNVVTPQEYGAETTRLFLLSAAHPEQDFEWTANDVREAYDLQQTVHRMVTSFVNEGDTRVERRGHDDYLAAEIDRTIAAVTDEYERFRFHRAATEIQELARLLGRYREFDRPHDAIYRRGLLTLTALLAPMAPHLGEELWNKLRGDGLVVEADWPDPERDVTAYERERRLVETTLDDVRDIVDVAAIDDPDRIELVVAPDWKYRVAALRTEDAPEEGEAKEEGTSLVERAVDDEAVPVDRETVASFLADLETESGQQLSPDRERELLAQATWLVTDEFDAAVSVRTASPGSESAAKARPGKPAIHIS from the coding sequence ATGACCAGTCATTACGATCACGCGCAAGTGCAGGAGTTCTGGCAGTACGTCTGGGAGCGCGACGACGTCTACGAACTGGACGAGGACGCGGCGGATCCGACCTACGTCCTCGGGATGTTCCCCTACACCTCCGGGGAGCTCCACATGGGGCACATCCGAAACTACGCGATCACGGACGCGTACGCCCGCTATCGACGGATGCAGGGCGACGACGTCCTCCACCCGATGGGCTGGGACGCGTTCGGCCTCCCCGCGGAAAACGCCGCCTACGAGCGGGCGAGCGACCCGGAATCCTGGACGCAGGCGTGTATCCGCCGGATGCGCGAGGAACTCGAGACGATGGGCTTTGGCTACGACTGGTCCCGGGAGATCACCACCTGCGAACCGGACTACTACCGCTGGAACCAGTGGCTGTTCAAGCGCCTCTACGAGGCGGGATTCGTCGAGTACGAGGCGGCGACGGTCAACTGGTGTCCGGACTGCGAGACCGTGCTGGCCGACGCACAGGTCGAGGAACGCGAGGACGAACGCAGTGAGTCCCCGGATCAGGAGAGCGGCGAAGCCGCGAGCCGCGCGAACGATCGGGTCTGCTGGCGCTGCGAGACGCCTGTCGGCCGCCGGGAACTCGACCAGTGGTTCTTCACGATCACCGACTACGCCGAGGAACTCCACGACGGACTGGACGACCTCACGGAGTGGCCCGACGGCGTCCGCGAGATCCAGCGCAACTGGATCGGCCGGCAGGAGGGGGCACGGATCGCGTTCGACGTCGAAACGAGCGGGGACGGCGGCCTCGGAAACGGGAGTGACGCGATCGACGTGTTCAGCACCCGCCCCGAGACGGTCTTCGGGGCGACCTACGTCGCCGTCTCGCCGGGCCACGACCTCGCGCAGGACCTGGCCGCGGCCGACGACGCGATCGAAGACTACGTGGAGTCGGTCCGCGAGCGGGGGCCGGACGAGGTCGGCTTCGCCGGCGTCGAAACGGACGCGCACGCACTGAACCCACTAACTGGCGAAGAACTGCCGGTGTACGTGGCGGGCTACGTCCTCGACGACGTCGGTACCGGTGCCGTGATGGGCGTGCCCGCGCACAACGATCGCGACCACGCGTTCGCCCGCGAACACGACCTACCGATCGAGTCGGTCGTCGTGCCGGCGGCCGCCGATGAGACGCCCACCGAAGACGACGCGGTCGACGTGGAGTCGGCAGCGTACACGGGCGAGGGACGCCTCGCGGTTCCGACCCGCGAGGAGTACGACGGACTCGAGAGCGCCACCGTCCGGGAGCGGCTGCCCGCCGAGCACGACGCGATCGAGGAGGACGTGACCTATCGGCTGCGGGACTGGCTGATCTCCCGCCAGCGCTACTGGGGGACGCCGATCCCGGTCGTCCACTGTGACGACTGCGGCCACGTCCTCGTCCCGGACGAGGACCTTCCGGTAGAACTGCCGGAGTTCGTCCGGACGACGGGGAACCCGCTCGCGGAACACGACTCGTTCCGCGAGACGACCTGTCCGGAATGCGGCGAGCCCGCACACCGCGAGACGGACACGATGGACACGTTCGTCGACTCCTCGTGGTACTTCCTGCGATTCCTCTCGCCGGACCTCGACGACGCGCCGTTCGATACCGATCGGGCCGCCGAATGGCTGCCGGTCGACGTCTACGTCGGCGGCGACGAACACGCGGTCCTCCACCTGCTGTACATCCGGTTCTTTACCCGGGCGCTCGCCGATCTCGGGCTACTGGAGGGGCGCGAGCCAGTCGAGAAACTCGTCAGTCAGGGGACGGTGCTGTACGACGGCGAGAAGATGTCCAGTTCGAAAGGGAACGTCGTCACGCCACAGGAGTACGGCGCGGAGACGACGCGGCTGTTCCTCCTCTCGGCAGCCCACCCGGAACAGGACTTCGAGTGGACCGCGAACGACGTGCGCGAGGCGTACGACCTCCAGCAGACCGTCCATCGGATGGTGACCTCGTTCGTCAACGAGGGCGACACCCGCGTCGAGCGACGGGGTCACGACGACTACCTCGCCGCCGAGATCGATCGGACGATCGCCGCGGTGACCGACGAGTACGAGCGGTTCCGGTTCCACCGTGCGGCGACGGAGATTCAGGAACTCGCGCGCCTGCTCGGTCGGTACCGCGAGTTCGACCGCCCTCACGACGCGATCTACCGACGCGGCCTGCTGACGCTTACGGCACTGCTCGCGCCGATGGCACCGCACCTCGGTGAGGAACTGTGGAACAAACTCCGTGGTGACGGACTCGTCGTCGAAGCCGACTGGCCCGACCCCGAACGGGACGTCACCGCGTACGAGCGCGAACGGCGACTCGTCGAGACGACCCTCGACGACGTCCGCGACATCGTCGACGTGGCGGCGATCGACGATCCCGATCGGATCGAACTGGTCGTCGCCCCCGACTGGAAGTACCGGGTCGCGGCGTTACGAACCGAAGACGCCCCGGAGGAGGGAGAGGCGAAAGAGGAGGGGACGTCACTCGTCGAGCGAGCCGTCGACGACGAGGCGGTCCCGGTGGATCGCGAAACCGTCGCGTCGTTCCTCGCTGACCTGGAAACGGAGTCCGGTCAGCAGCTCTCGCCCGATCGAGAACGGGAACTCCTGGCACAGGCGACGTGGCTCGTGACCGACGAATTCGACGCGGCAGTGTCCGTGCGGACGGCCTCGCCGGGTTCGGAGTCGGCCGCGAAAGCGCGTCCCGGAAAGCCCGCGATACACATCTCCTGA
- a CDS encoding nucleotide sugar dehydrogenase encodes MTTTISDTETRGDDRESDRYDLDASGGGTALEHVEEEATREATICVVGLGYVGLPLAVGFAQSEYRVLGYDVDERTVDRLQAGIDTTGDLSDEVIQDGDISYTTDANVIGEADYVVITVPTPIDDDDRPDLSYVESAATTVGSKMDPGTTVVLESTVYPGSTREVLVPALEDASDLVAGEDFFVGYSPERATPGDPEHGLEDVVKVVSAQNESVLDDVATLYESIVDAGVHRAPSIEAAEACKVVENAQRDLNIAFVNELSMALDEMGVDARAVLEAAGTKWNFHDYRPGLVGGHCIPVDPYFLAYRSAQDGYEPELVRTSRKVNESVPDHVADMTIKALNRCHKTLRESRVLVLGLSYKPGVGDIRSSKVVDVVDALQEYDVDVAGFDPFADDEAVRDAFGIEVQETLSFEGYDAVVLATPHAEFVDLDLEAVASEVEASPALIDVTGAIEESDAVEAGFVYRRL; translated from the coding sequence ATGACCACGACAATCAGCGACACGGAGACGCGAGGGGACGATCGAGAGAGCGACCGGTACGACCTGGACGCGAGCGGCGGGGGAACCGCCCTCGAGCACGTCGAGGAGGAGGCCACCCGCGAGGCGACGATCTGCGTCGTCGGACTCGGGTACGTCGGACTGCCGCTCGCAGTCGGCTTCGCGCAGTCGGAGTATCGCGTGCTCGGGTACGACGTCGACGAGAGGACGGTCGATCGACTGCAGGCGGGGATCGACACGACCGGCGACCTCTCCGACGAGGTGATTCAGGACGGTGACATCTCCTATACCACCGACGCGAACGTGATCGGCGAGGCTGACTACGTCGTCATCACCGTTCCGACGCCGATCGACGACGACGATCGGCCGGACCTGAGCTACGTCGAGAGCGCGGCGACCACCGTCGGCTCGAAGATGGATCCCGGGACGACGGTCGTCCTCGAGTCGACCGTTTACCCGGGTTCGACGCGCGAGGTGCTCGTCCCGGCGCTCGAGGACGCGTCCGATCTCGTCGCGGGCGAGGACTTCTTCGTGGGCTACTCGCCGGAACGCGCCACGCCGGGCGACCCCGAGCACGGCCTCGAGGACGTCGTCAAGGTCGTCAGTGCGCAGAACGAGAGCGTGCTCGACGACGTGGCGACGCTGTACGAGTCGATCGTCGACGCGGGCGTCCATCGCGCTCCCTCGATCGAGGCCGCGGAAGCGTGCAAGGTCGTCGAGAACGCCCAGCGCGACCTCAACATCGCGTTCGTCAACGAGCTATCGATGGCGCTCGACGAGATGGGCGTCGACGCCCGGGCGGTCCTCGAGGCGGCGGGAACGAAGTGGAACTTCCACGACTACCGGCCGGGACTGGTCGGCGGCCACTGTATCCCGGTCGATCCGTACTTCCTCGCGTACCGATCGGCACAGGACGGGTACGAGCCGGAGCTGGTGCGAACGAGCCGGAAGGTGAACGAGTCGGTGCCCGACCACGTCGCCGACATGACGATCAAGGCGCTCAACCGCTGTCACAAGACGCTCCGCGAGAGTCGCGTCCTGGTACTGGGGCTGTCGTACAAACCGGGCGTGGGCGACATTCGCAGTTCGAAGGTCGTCGACGTCGTCGACGCGCTCCAGGAGTACGACGTCGACGTCGCGGGATTCGACCCGTTCGCCGACGACGAGGCGGTCCGAGACGCGTTCGGCATCGAGGTCCAGGAGACGCTCTCGTTCGAGGGATACGACGCGGTCGTGCTCGCGACACCCCACGCGGAGTTCGTGGACCTGGACCTCGAGGCGGTGGCGTCAGAAGTCGAAGCGAGTCCCGCACTGATCGACGTGACGGGCGCGATCGAGGAATCCGACGCCGTCGAGGCGGGATTCGTCTATCGGAGGCTGTGA
- a CDS encoding DUF354 domain-containing protein, which yields MRVVITIQHPGHVHFFRNPIAELQARGHDVHVFARENDVAIELLEAYDIDHEVLAGESDGLLSLAAVQATYEMRLLRRAKRIDPDVIAAIGGVAAAHVASALRTKSIVFYDTEHATLITKLGYPFADVICTPSCYRDDLGPKQVSYPGYHELAYLHPDRFEPDPSVLEAVDIEPDEEFAVVRLSSWGASHDVGHGGFDDPHEIVDRFEDEGVRVLLAAEGEPPADLEAYQFSTAPDRMHDLLAYADVALSEGATTASEAAVLGTPSVYVNPLSLGYTTELEEEYGLLFEYNGEMRHVRGLERAVSIVGKSREPWRRRRDALLEERVDVTELVVQQLETLARTSASNRSAHATTTSER from the coding sequence ATGCGCGTCGTGATCACGATCCAGCACCCCGGTCACGTTCACTTCTTCCGCAATCCGATCGCGGAACTACAGGCGCGGGGGCACGACGTACACGTCTTCGCGCGCGAGAACGACGTCGCGATCGAGCTCCTCGAGGCCTACGATATCGACCACGAGGTGCTGGCCGGCGAGTCGGACGGACTGCTCTCGCTGGCCGCAGTCCAGGCCACCTACGAGATGCGACTGTTGCGGCGAGCGAAACGGATCGATCCGGACGTGATCGCGGCGATCGGCGGCGTCGCTGCCGCCCACGTCGCGTCGGCGTTGCGGACGAAGAGTATCGTCTTCTACGACACCGAACACGCGACCCTCATCACGAAACTCGGCTACCCGTTCGCGGACGTGATCTGCACCCCGTCGTGCTACCGGGACGACCTCGGCCCGAAACAGGTGTCGTACCCGGGGTACCACGAACTCGCTTACCTTCACCCCGATCGGTTCGAACCCGATCCGTCGGTTCTCGAGGCGGTCGACATCGAGCCGGACGAGGAGTTCGCCGTCGTGCGACTCAGCAGCTGGGGGGCCTCCCACGACGTCGGCCACGGTGGCTTCGACGACCCTCACGAGATCGTCGATCGGTTCGAGGACGAGGGCGTCCGGGTCCTGCTCGCGGCGGAAGGGGAGCCCCCGGCCGACCTCGAGGCCTACCAGTTCTCGACGGCACCGGACCGGATGCACGACCTGCTGGCCTACGCCGACGTCGCCCTGAGCGAGGGCGCGACGACCGCGTCGGAAGCCGCCGTACTCGGAACGCCGTCGGTCTACGTGAACCCCCTCTCGCTCGGCTACACGACCGAACTCGAGGAGGAGTACGGGCTGCTGTTCGAGTACAACGGCGAGATGCGACACGTGCGCGGGCTCGAACGCGCCGTCTCGATCGTCGGGAAATCCCGCGAACCGTGGCGACGACGCCGCGACGCCCTGCTCGAAGAGCGGGTCGACGTGACGGAACTCGTCGTCCAGCAACTCGAAACGCTCGCGCGGACATCCGCGTCGAACCGATCGGCTCACGCGACCACGACGAGCGAACGATGA
- the msrB gene encoding peptide-methionine (R)-S-oxide reductase MsrB codes for MTDQLSDDDRSGTDENWTDRLSDDEYRVLRECGTEPRGSSELLDIDEEGVFRCAGCGQELFTTDEKFGSGTGWPSFWDPAEDDAVETKPDRSHGMIRTEVVCSNCDGHLGHVFDDGPEPTGKRYCINGVALEFETTDE; via the coding sequence ATGACCGACCAACTGTCCGACGACGACCGATCGGGGACGGACGAGAACTGGACGGACCGACTGTCCGACGACGAGTATCGCGTGCTCCGGGAGTGTGGAACCGAACCTCGCGGCTCCTCCGAGTTGCTGGACATCGACGAGGAGGGCGTCTTCCGGTGTGCCGGCTGTGGCCAAGAACTGTTCACGACGGACGAGAAGTTCGGCTCCGGAACCGGGTGGCCCAGTTTCTGGGATCCGGCCGAGGACGACGCCGTCGAGACGAAACCCGATCGCAGCCACGGCATGATCCGCACCGAGGTCGTCTGCAGCAACTGCGACGGCCACCTCGGCCACGTCTTCGACGACGGACCGGAGCCGACCGGGAAACGGTACTGCATCAACGGCGTCGCGCTCGAGTTCGAGACGACCGACGAGTGA